The Deltaproteobacteria bacterium genome window below encodes:
- the gcvPA gene encoding aminomethyl-transferring glycine dehydrogenase subunit GcvPA — MRYLPQTEIEIQKMCETIGVENPSDLFFQSIPQKLRFQGKLGIPAALSEQELLAHLKALSKKNKTVDHATSFLGAGAYHHYIPVAVSSLMGRGEFLTGYTPYQPELSQGTLQAIFEFQTMVASLLGMDIANASTYDGSTSLAEAVLMALRLKSKKQKVLLARNLHPEYRKVVQTVLHNMGTPIEEVNFSADGRIDLADLQKKLTPEVAVFCAGYPNYFGVIEDLAGLAKIIHANDSLFVTATQEALSLALLKSPGSCAADIAVAEGQSFGNFLNNGGPYVGLFACKQSDVRQMPGRIVGQTLDAQGKRGFVLTLSTREQHIRREKATSNICTNQSLCALGASIYLALLGPVGLKKLAEMNVSRLQFAKRTLSNVSGVELVLNGPAFNEFVIKLSKPVEQVLKHCLQQEIFAGVSLKKDYPELGEALLLCVTEMNSRADIERFAQVLKKVN, encoded by the coding sequence TTGTCCGAGCAAGAGTTGCTGGCGCATTTAAAAGCCCTCTCCAAAAAAAATAAAACAGTAGATCATGCCACCTCTTTTTTGGGAGCTGGCGCCTATCATCATTATATTCCAGTTGCCGTTTCCTCTTTAATGGGGCGGGGGGAATTTTTAACGGGCTACACCCCTTATCAGCCCGAGCTTTCCCAGGGTACGCTTCAAGCCATCTTTGAGTTTCAAACCATGGTGGCTTCCTTGTTGGGGATGGACATTGCCAATGCCTCTACCTATGATGGATCCACCTCGCTGGCCGAAGCCGTGCTGATGGCACTGCGCCTGAAGTCTAAAAAACAAAAGGTTTTACTCGCACGAAATCTGCATCCCGAATATCGGAAAGTAGTGCAAACCGTGCTGCACAACATGGGTACGCCCATTGAAGAAGTAAATTTTTCAGCCGATGGAAGAATTGATCTGGCGGACCTTCAGAAGAAATTAACTCCTGAGGTCGCTGTTTTTTGCGCAGGTTATCCCAATTATTTTGGGGTGATCGAAGACTTAGCAGGGCTGGCAAAAATCATCCACGCCAACGATTCTCTTTTTGTAACGGCCACCCAGGAAGCCTTGTCTCTGGCTTTGCTGAAGTCACCCGGTTCATGCGCTGCGGATATCGCTGTGGCAGAAGGCCAATCGTTCGGAAATTTTCTAAATAATGGTGGGCCTTATGTGGGGCTCTTTGCTTGCAAGCAGTCCGATGTTCGTCAAATGCCCGGCCGCATTGTCGGTCAAACTTTAGATGCCCAGGGGAAGCGCGGTTTTGTGCTCACCCTCAGTACTCGTGAGCAACACATCCGCCGTGAAAAAGCGACTTCGAATATCTGCACGAATCAATCTTTATGCGCGCTGGGAGCTTCCATTTATCTGGCTCTCCTGGGGCCTGTCGGGCTGAAAAAATTGGCGGAAATGAATGTGTCTAGGCTCCAATTTGCCAAAAGAACCTTGTCCAATGTTTCTGGTGTAGAGCTTGTTTTGAATGGCCCTGCCTTTAATGAATTTGTGATCAAGCTCTCAAAACCTGTAGAGCAGGTATTAAAGCATTGCCTGCAGCAGGAAATTTTTGCGGGAGTGTCCCTGAAAAAAGATTATCCAGAACTGGGTGAGGCTCTGCTGCTTTGTGTGACGGAGATGAATAGTCGTGCAGACATTGAACGTTTTGCTCAGGTATTGAAGAAGGTGAATTAA